The following are encoded together in the Bradymonas sediminis genome:
- the tadA gene encoding tRNA adenosine(34) deaminase TadA: MVANDKDFMRLAIAEARKAADLGEVPVGSVVVLDGQVVSTGFNRRETWQDPTAHAELIAMRRAAEKLGSWRLLDCTLYITLEPCPMCAGTIINSRVPRVVYGARDAKAGAARSLYAMLEDPRLNHRVDITENCLRDECAGLLTDFFEAIRQRRKAARE, encoded by the coding sequence ATTGTGGCCAATGATAAGGATTTCATGAGGCTTGCGATCGCCGAGGCCCGAAAGGCCGCGGACTTGGGAGAAGTTCCGGTAGGATCGGTTGTTGTATTGGACGGTCAGGTTGTGTCGACCGGCTTTAACCGCCGCGAGACCTGGCAAGACCCCACAGCTCATGCGGAGCTAATCGCCATGCGGCGCGCCGCCGAGAAACTCGGCAGTTGGCGCCTGCTCGATTGCACGCTTTATATCACGCTTGAGCCGTGTCCGATGTGCGCAGGGACCATTATCAATTCGCGAGTCCCGCGGGTTGTCTATGGGGCGCGCGATGCCAAAGCGGGAGCTGCGAGGTCGCTTTATGCGATGCTCGAAGACCCCAGGCTTAATCATCGGGTCGATATAACCGAGAATTGTCTTCGCGATGAATGTGCGGGGCTTTTGACCGATTTCTTTGAAGCAATTCGCCAACGCCGAAAGGCGGCACGCGAGTAG
- the secF gene encoding protein translocase subunit SecF has translation MFEIIKPDVNFQIVAKQRFFLIVSAIGVLLSLAAIIFMGPTYGIDFKGGSDIILRFTEDVEAQAVRDAADRAGLPDAQVQRYGTKEQKTFLVQTRAASVMDETKADEIRENLAKIGTVTEFTWAPNQPNRARVTFDAPVSTDEIKKTVEKSDLQGIEVAESNTSGQNRYDISFEDLQTFVTDAFAEEFPTQFDPAHGIARMETVGSTVGAQFRNAGILSLLVALLAIMLYIAIRFDIRYAPGAVVSLLHDIIIVVGIFTIIQHEISLPTIAALLTILGYSINDTIIVYDRIRENLASADDDASVPEVANRSINETLSRTIMTSTTTLLAISAIAVLGSGIIQDFALALIIGIAVGTYSSIFVASSVMVRLDAFITSRREAQELIDAQAADAAPSA, from the coding sequence ATGTTCGAAATCATTAAACCCGACGTAAATTTCCAGATCGTCGCGAAGCAGCGCTTTTTCCTCATCGTCTCGGCGATCGGTGTCTTGCTCAGCCTCGCCGCTATCATCTTCATGGGGCCGACCTACGGCATCGACTTTAAGGGCGGCAGCGACATCATCCTTCGCTTCACCGAAGACGTCGAAGCCCAGGCGGTGCGTGACGCCGCCGACCGCGCCGGCCTGCCCGACGCCCAGGTCCAGCGCTACGGCACCAAAGAGCAGAAGACCTTCCTGGTCCAGACGCGCGCCGCCTCGGTCATGGACGAGACCAAAGCCGACGAGATCCGCGAGAACCTGGCCAAAATCGGCACCGTCACCGAGTTCACCTGGGCCCCCAACCAGCCCAACCGCGCCCGCGTCACCTTCGACGCCCCGGTCAGCACCGACGAGATCAAGAAGACCGTCGAGAAATCCGACCTCCAGGGCATCGAGGTCGCCGAGTCGAACACCTCGGGGCAGAATCGCTACGACATCAGCTTCGAAGACCTGCAGACCTTCGTGACCGACGCCTTCGCCGAGGAATTCCCGACCCAATTCGACCCCGCCCACGGCATCGCCCGTATGGAGACGGTCGGCTCAACGGTCGGCGCTCAGTTCCGCAACGCCGGTATCCTGTCGCTGCTCGTCGCGCTGCTGGCCATCATGCTCTATATCGCGATCCGCTTCGACATTCGCTACGCCCCGGGCGCGGTCGTCTCGCTGCTCCACGACATCATCATCGTCGTCGGTATCTTCACCATCATTCAGCACGAGATCAGCCTGCCGACCATCGCCGCGCTGCTGACCATCCTCGGCTATAGTATCAACGATACGATTATCGTTTATGACCGTATTCGCGAGAACCTCGCCAGCGCTGATGACGACGCCTCCGTGCCGGAAGTCGCTAACCGCAGCATCAACGAGACGCTGAGCCGCACGATCATGACCAGTACGACCACCCTGCTCGCCATCTCGGCCATCGCCGTGCTCGGCAGCGGTATCATCCAGGACTTCGCCCTGGCCCTGATTATCGGTATCGCCGTCGGTACCTACAGCTCGATCTTCGTCGCCTCCTCGGTCATGGTTCGCCTCGACGCGTTCATCACCTCGCGCCGCGAAGCCCAGGAGCTCATCGACGCTCAGGCCGCCGACGCAGCACCCTCGGCCTAA
- the yajC gene encoding preprotein translocase subunit YajC yields MLNTIVIAQGAPEGSFLVQILPFVLIFGVFWLLVIRPQQKQVQKHQAILNSLKKDDKVITSSGILGTIEKVDGQVIDLRIARDTKIKVLLSNVKGLQDQLLIAGDAEIEDKSSSDKKNSKTKSDDSDKAADDSSDDSGKW; encoded by the coding sequence ATGTTGAACACGATTGTCATCGCTCAGGGAGCGCCTGAAGGCTCGTTCCTTGTCCAGATTCTGCCATTTGTACTCATCTTCGGCGTCTTCTGGCTCCTGGTCATCCGACCGCAGCAAAAGCAGGTCCAAAAACACCAGGCGATACTGAACAGCCTCAAGAAAGATGATAAGGTCATCACCAGCAGCGGTATCTTAGGCACCATCGAGAAGGTTGACGGACAGGTCATCGACCTGCGCATCGCGCGCGACACGAAGATCAAGGTCCTCCTCTCGAACGTTAAGGGATTGCAGGATCAACTCCTCATCGCTGGCGACGCGGAAATCGAGGATAAATCGAGCTCCGACAAGAAAAATTCGAAGACAAAAAGCGATGACTCAGACAAGGCCGCCGACGACTCGTCGGACGACTCTGGGAAATGGTAA
- a CDS encoding porin, which translates to MSPATLAWAQESGSSAEAPGFANEAPSPQLKETADAQASADTPAWDLQFGGYLRTKYSAVQNDPHYQLIGRRDGFSLADVALAVDGSLENGVGFNVVLEGAAGLPKGADNEDIELGTRLLDAFLSYAPHDLVRISVGQFKAPYDAETLQSTKDLLFVDRSVGNQGVSGLDGMPVMGLSQGRQVGLRLDSEPYYFFNDSQDAAPNGPALSYALAVTNGQKVNLRFNENDKMAYYGRLNLHWGDLIRVGGAGFYNERTLGAAPDRLNQKNVGWTGDLTVNAYGVSLLTNITQVEVTPAPELQAEQSRTARSLQAQIAYQEPFLGLQPAYRFAYYDPDINDDGSANVAYEALTYHTFGLNYNSPDYPVRILLNYTVTGEDIRSIDNNRFDALAQIVW; encoded by the coding sequence ATGTCCCCGGCCACTCTTGCGTGGGCCCAGGAGTCGGGCTCGTCGGCCGAGGCGCCGGGCTTTGCCAACGAAGCGCCCTCTCCCCAGCTCAAGGAGACCGCCGACGCCCAGGCTTCGGCGGACACGCCCGCCTGGGATCTTCAGTTTGGCGGTTATCTACGCACCAAATACTCCGCCGTCCAAAACGATCCCCACTACCAACTCATCGGGCGACGCGACGGCTTCTCCCTGGCGGATGTCGCCCTGGCCGTCGACGGCAGCCTTGAGAACGGCGTCGGGTTTAATGTGGTGCTCGAAGGCGCCGCAGGATTGCCCAAGGGTGCCGACAACGAGGATATCGAGCTGGGGACACGGCTTTTGGACGCGTTTCTCTCTTATGCGCCCCACGATCTTGTGCGCATCTCTGTCGGCCAATTTAAGGCCCCCTATGATGCGGAGACCCTGCAATCCACCAAGGACCTCCTCTTTGTCGATCGCTCGGTCGGCAACCAGGGCGTCAGTGGTCTCGACGGCATGCCCGTTATGGGTCTGAGTCAGGGCCGACAGGTTGGCCTGCGCCTGGACTCCGAGCCCTATTATTTCTTCAATGATTCCCAGGACGCCGCGCCCAATGGACCGGCGCTGAGCTATGCGCTTGCCGTAACCAACGGGCAAAAGGTGAACCTGCGCTTCAATGAGAACGACAAGATGGCCTATTACGGCCGCCTTAACCTGCACTGGGGCGACCTCATCCGCGTGGGCGGCGCCGGCTTCTATAACGAGCGCACCCTCGGCGCGGCCCCCGATCGCCTCAACCAAAAGAACGTCGGATGGACCGGCGATCTCACGGTGAACGCCTACGGCGTGAGTCTGCTGACCAATATCACGCAGGTAGAGGTGACCCCGGCGCCCGAGTTGCAGGCTGAACAATCCCGCACCGCGCGCTCACTGCAGGCACAGATCGCTTATCAGGAGCCGTTTTTAGGCCTCCAACCCGCCTACCGCTTCGCCTATTATGACCCGGACATCAACGACGATGGCTCCGCAAATGTGGCCTATGAGGCGCTGACCTATCACACCTTCGGCCTGAACTATAATTCGCCGGATTACCCGGTCCGCATCCTGCTTAACTACACGGTGACCGGCGAGGATATCCGCTCGATCGACAACAATCGCTTTGACGCCCTTGCCCAGATCGTGTGGTGA
- a CDS encoding transglycosylase SLT domain-containing protein gives MKFIKILLRIAKGIYDILASYLLGWVLVFALFSLGLHLGLESVARLQNYDSADALWRALSYAYGERAILWMRLLVFGALNAGLVYLFRRPLRATQHFIESGIDTLIEFFQHFSQNRPRARTLGHLVFSATVTSLLIPFVLQPTLVADYRNRGAWLERGANLVDGSASRYVADSVIGLYRKFYASPVESVGGVSDSEVASAGDPQDGRPPSSTPHGSTHYPPTPASAQPLMDRWDPIIWRAAKNDPERFAMLKAFMWVESAGRQFAVSTTGCSGLMQFCAGTARARPFREIFGVGQITTCKCDGPCRIDKQTRQSLETGAINASEAGDAFPCDPADARFNPERSIFAGAAYVAQLSERFGGNIYLMYIGYNSGPAVASRVYQRLGRRADASLSDIELHLAAAMRPYYANASARRARSLLRTHLPKINRAYLGYQNQTPAPAPVAMR, from the coding sequence ATGAAATTCATCAAAATTTTGCTTCGCATCGCCAAGGGCATTTACGATATCCTGGCGAGCTATTTGCTCGGCTGGGTATTGGTCTTCGCGCTGTTTTCGCTGGGGCTGCACCTCGGGCTGGAGTCGGTCGCGAGGCTTCAAAATTACGATTCGGCCGACGCCCTGTGGCGCGCGCTCTCCTATGCTTATGGGGAGCGCGCGATCTTATGGATGCGCCTGCTGGTCTTCGGCGCGCTCAACGCCGGATTGGTCTACCTCTTTCGGCGTCCACTGCGCGCTACTCAGCACTTCATCGAGTCGGGCATCGATACCCTGATCGAATTCTTCCAGCACTTCAGCCAAAACCGCCCACGCGCACGCACACTCGGCCACCTCGTCTTTAGCGCCACCGTTACTTCACTGCTCATCCCCTTTGTACTCCAACCCACGCTGGTCGCGGATTATCGCAATCGAGGCGCCTGGCTTGAGCGCGGGGCAAACCTGGTGGACGGCAGCGCAAGCCGATATGTCGCGGACTCGGTCATCGGGCTCTACCGAAAATTCTACGCCTCGCCGGTCGAATCCGTGGGCGGGGTCTCGGACAGCGAGGTCGCCTCGGCCGGGGACCCACAGGATGGGCGCCCCCCATCCTCGACGCCGCACGGCAGCACGCACTACCCGCCGACGCCGGCGAGCGCCCAACCGCTGATGGACCGCTGGGACCCCATCATCTGGCGCGCGGCCAAGAATGACCCGGAGCGCTTCGCCATGCTCAAGGCATTTATGTGGGTCGAATCCGCCGGGCGCCAATTCGCGGTGAGCACGACCGGGTGCAGCGGCCTGATGCAATTTTGCGCGGGAACGGCGCGCGCGCGCCCCTTCCGCGAGATCTTCGGCGTGGGCCAAATCACCACCTGCAAATGCGATGGCCCGTGCAGGATCGACAAGCAGACGCGCCAGTCACTCGAGACCGGCGCCATCAACGCTTCCGAGGCCGGCGACGCGTTCCCCTGTGACCCCGCCGACGCCCGCTTTAACCCCGAGCGCAGCATCTTCGCCGGCGCCGCCTACGTCGCGCAGCTCAGCGAGCGCTTCGGCGGCAATATCTACCTGATGTATATCGGCTATAACTCCGGGCCCGCGGTCGCCTCCCGGGTCTATCAGCGCCTGGGCCGACGCGCCGACGCCAGCTTAAGCGATATCGAGCTGCACCTGGCCGCCGCCATGCGCCCCTACTACGCCAACGCTTCGGCGCGCCGCGCGCGCTCATTGCTGCGCACCCACCTGCCCAAGATAAACCGCGCCTATCTGGGGTACCAAAACCAAACGCCCGCCCCGGCACCGGTCGCCATGCGCTAA
- the recJ gene encoding single-stranded-DNA-specific exonuclease RecJ, with product MAAYPRRWILRRSRPAQWRALQQEFDLHPLTAQLLFQRGFSDLEELDTFLNPSLAKMHDPFLMKDMGRAVYEVLLALDGGQRIVIHGDYDVDGICSVSVLYSFLRALGANVSYFIPTREQNGYGIAEPTVRRLAQDGNDLLISTDCGVSNVDEIALARELGMRVVVVDHHTVPEILPPANAILNPLQRDCNFPFKQLAAVGVTFNFVVALRKELRSRGVFAHVKEPDIRALLDLVAMGTIADVMPLVGENRIFVRSGLEILGSKKRPGIAALLERIGRPESQVNTETVSYGIAPRLNAAGRIGDASICVELLTTRSYQRALQLAERLDAMNRRRQEVERGILDEALAKAQAEVDLERKILLIAGVDWPGGVLGIVASRLTERYHRPAIIVSIQDGVARGSARSIEGFDILDLLRQSDPLLSTYGGHTAAAGLSFAADNLEALRDALNQSANVVLKTSGLPTPQIVLDGSVELGDLDERFVRDLARLAPFGMANAEPIFLAEHTIASRARVVGSDHLRARFRDDTAALDAIGFSLADRQPLLSSAVAIAFSPRHSTFRGRARLEMHLRDIRSAVNNQADEVFDALESHDAPND from the coding sequence ATGGCTGCATATCCACGCAGGTGGATCCTCAGGCGCAGCCGGCCCGCCCAATGGCGCGCGCTCCAGCAGGAGTTCGACCTCCACCCGCTCACCGCTCAACTGCTCTTCCAGCGCGGCTTCTCCGACCTCGAGGAGCTCGACACCTTCTTGAACCCCTCGCTGGCCAAGATGCATGATCCCTTCCTCATGAAGGATATGGGCCGCGCGGTCTACGAGGTGTTGCTCGCGCTCGACGGCGGCCAACGCATCGTCATCCACGGCGACTACGACGTCGACGGCATCTGCAGCGTCTCGGTGCTCTACTCGTTTTTGCGCGCCCTCGGGGCGAACGTCAGCTATTTTATCCCCACCCGCGAGCAGAACGGCTACGGCATCGCCGAGCCCACCGTGCGCAGGCTCGCCCAAGACGGCAACGACCTTCTCATCAGCACCGATTGCGGGGTGTCGAACGTCGACGAGATCGCCCTGGCCCGCGAACTCGGCATGCGCGTGGTCGTGGTCGACCACCACACCGTCCCCGAGATCCTCCCGCCGGCAAACGCGATCCTCAACCCGCTGCAACGCGATTGTAATTTCCCCTTCAAGCAACTCGCTGCGGTCGGCGTGACCTTTAATTTCGTGGTCGCGCTGCGCAAAGAACTGCGCAGCCGCGGCGTCTTCGCCCACGTCAAAGAGCCCGATATTCGCGCGCTCCTCGACCTGGTCGCCATGGGCACCATCGCCGACGTCATGCCGCTCGTCGGCGAGAACCGGATCTTTGTCAGGAGCGGCCTGGAGATCCTCGGCAGCAAAAAACGCCCGGGCATCGCCGCGCTCCTGGAGCGCATCGGCCGCCCCGAAAGCCAGGTCAACACCGAGACCGTCAGCTACGGCATCGCCCCGCGCCTCAACGCCGCCGGGCGCATCGGCGACGCCTCGATTTGCGTCGAATTGCTCACCACCCGCAGCTACCAGCGCGCCCTGCAACTCGCCGAGCGACTCGACGCCATGAACCGGCGCCGCCAGGAGGTTGAGCGCGGGATCCTCGACGAGGCGCTCGCCAAAGCCCAGGCCGAAGTCGACCTCGAACGGAAGATTTTGCTGATCGCAGGCGTTGATTGGCCAGGCGGCGTGCTTGGTATCGTCGCCAGCCGACTCACCGAGCGCTACCACCGCCCCGCCATCATCGTCAGCATCCAAGACGGCGTCGCCCGGGGCAGCGCCCGAAGCATCGAGGGATTCGATATCTTGGACTTATTGCGCCAATCAGACCCGCTGCTGTCCACCTACGGTGGCCACACTGCGGCGGCAGGGCTGTCATTCGCCGCCGATAATTTGGAGGCATTGCGCGACGCCCTCAACCAGAGCGCCAACGTCGTGCTAAAGACCAGCGGGCTGCCGACCCCGCAGATTGTGCTCGATGGCAGCGTCGAGTTGGGCGATCTCGACGAGCGCTTCGTGCGCGACCTCGCGCGCCTCGCCCCGTTCGGCATGGCCAACGCCGAGCCGATCTTTTTGGCCGAGCACACGATCGCCTCGCGCGCCCGCGTCGTCGGCAGCGACCACCTGCGCGCCCGCTTTCGCGACGACACCGCCGCGCTCGACGCCATCGGCTTTTCATTGGCCGATCGCCAGCCGCTGCTTAGCTCCGCGGTCGCCATCGCCTTCTCGCCGCGCCACTCGACCTTCCGCGGGCGCGCGCGCCTGGAGATGCACCTCAGAGACATCCGCAGCGCCGTCAACAACCAGGCTGACGAGGTCTTCGACGCCCTCGAATCGCACGACGCGCCCAACGATTAA
- the secD gene encoding protein translocase subunit SecD, translating into MSANKFKWIITILAILLAVYGLIPSVLDGADGKLDRNVENYSGPTVDWFMENGKALTLGLDLQGGLLLQYGVLVEEAVQDKLERMSDDLEARLEGENSGVEVTTEHPKNTNYVDIRFKDPSNTTLITDDFMSFFPSMTQVDMGSGVVRVTMTDDYIKETKEFAVTQAVETIRERIDALGVAEPSVTRQGQNGIVVQLPGLKADDVDRAKGLIGQTAQLEFKMVDDDGTQAFFSQFQSGGLPAGFDLRRIGDGNLSVTAKDKDALIAFLETKIDRNHAIGVQYHPIYENSLEKTGVDPEASYWKSYYLFRKVDLTGEYIQDARVAVDPQFNKPYVSLTFDSRGAELFGDLSANNVGKRMAIMMGDEVQSAPVFNEAIRGGRAQITLGSMEGPMQMQRDAQDLVIVLRHGALPAPIEMQYQTVVGPTLGADSINTSLKALGVGGLLVILLMGLYYRGSGMISIGVLFLNLLFITAALAALGATLTLPGIAGVILTIGMAVDANVIIYERIREELHRGFSPYEAVRLGFDHALSAVMDGNITTAIAGLVLLQYGTGPIKGFAVTLLIGIGSTLFTAVIITRLIFDTYGAGRSRDVEKISI; encoded by the coding sequence ATGAGCGCCAATAAATTTAAGTGGATCATCACCATTCTTGCTATTCTCTTAGCCGTCTACGGCCTGATACCCAGCGTATTGGACGGCGCGGACGGCAAGTTGGACCGAAACGTCGAGAATTATAGCGGTCCGACCGTCGACTGGTTCATGGAGAACGGCAAGGCGTTGACCCTGGGGCTGGACCTGCAGGGCGGCTTGCTGCTGCAATACGGCGTGCTCGTCGAAGAGGCCGTGCAGGACAAGCTCGAGCGCATGTCCGACGACCTTGAAGCGCGCCTGGAGGGCGAGAATAGTGGCGTTGAGGTCACCACCGAGCACCCCAAGAATACCAACTACGTCGACATCCGCTTCAAGGACCCGTCCAACACCACGCTCATCACCGATGACTTCATGAGCTTCTTCCCCAGCATGACCCAGGTGGATATGGGTTCGGGGGTCGTCCGGGTCACCATGACCGACGATTATATCAAAGAAACCAAGGAGTTCGCGGTCACCCAGGCCGTCGAGACCATTCGTGAGCGTATCGACGCCCTCGGTGTCGCCGAGCCCAGCGTGACCCGCCAGGGCCAAAACGGCATCGTCGTTCAGTTGCCCGGCCTCAAGGCCGACGACGTCGACCGCGCCAAAGGCCTCATCGGCCAGACCGCCCAGCTTGAGTTCAAGATGGTCGACGACGACGGCACCCAGGCTTTCTTCAGCCAATTCCAATCCGGTGGATTGCCCGCAGGTTTTGACCTGCGCCGCATCGGCGACGGCAACCTCTCGGTCACCGCCAAAGACAAAGACGCGCTCATCGCGTTCCTTGAGACCAAGATCGACCGCAACCACGCCATCGGCGTTCAATACCACCCGATCTACGAGAATAGCCTCGAGAAAACCGGCGTGGACCCCGAAGCCTCGTATTGGAAGTCCTATTATCTCTTCCGCAAGGTTGACCTGACCGGTGAGTATATCCAGGACGCCCGCGTCGCCGTGGACCCGCAATTCAACAAACCCTACGTCTCGCTGACCTTCGACTCGCGCGGCGCTGAGCTCTTCGGCGACCTGTCCGCCAATAACGTCGGCAAGCGCATGGCCATCATGATGGGCGACGAAGTCCAGAGCGCCCCGGTCTTCAACGAAGCCATCCGCGGCGGCCGCGCCCAGATTACCCTGGGTTCGATGGAAGGCCCGATGCAGATGCAGCGCGACGCCCAGGACCTGGTCATCGTGCTTCGCCACGGCGCCCTGCCCGCGCCCATCGAGATGCAGTACCAGACCGTCGTCGGCCCGACGCTTGGCGCCGACTCCATCAACACCAGCCTCAAAGCGCTGGGCGTCGGTGGCCTGCTCGTCATCCTGCTGATGGGCCTGTACTACCGCGGCTCCGGCATGATCTCGATCGGCGTGCTCTTTCTTAACCTTCTTTTCATCACCGCAGCGCTGGCCGCCCTGGGCGCCACGCTCACGTTGCCCGGCATCGCCGGCGTCATCCTGACCATCGGTATGGCTGTCGACGCCAACGTGATTATCTACGAGCGTATTCGCGAAGAATTGCACCGCGGCTTTTCCCCCTACGAAGCGGTTCGCCTTGGCTTTGACCACGCCCTGTCGGCTGTTATGGACGGCAACATCACCACCGCCATCGCTGGCCTGGTGTTGCTGCAATACGGCACGGGCCCCATCAAAGGCTTCGCCGTCACGCTTCTCATCGGTATCGGCAGCACCCTGTTTACCGCCGTCATCATTACGCGCCTGATCTTTGACACCTACGGAGCCGGTCGCTCACGAGATGTCGAAAAAATCAGCATCTAA